From the genome of Ammoniphilus sp. CFH 90114, one region includes:
- a CDS encoding carboxymuconolactone decarboxylase family protein, translated as MSMQQEDNYKLGIQELHHIMPDVVDRYNDFTGVCFEEGVVSKKNKELIALGISLSHRDENCVRYHVGEALHKGATDQEIWETVNVAMAMSGGMIVSQSVHWVSDTISMRNGTQQ; from the coding sequence ATGAGTATGCAACAGGAAGACAACTATAAACTCGGCATTCAGGAGCTGCACCATATCATGCCTGATGTGGTGGATCGGTATAATGATTTTACAGGGGTTTGTTTTGAAGAAGGTGTCGTGAGTAAAAAGAACAAAGAATTAATTGCTCTTGGTATCAGTTTGAGTCATCGAGATGAAAATTGTGTTCGGTACCACGTAGGAGAAGCGCTGCACAAGGGGGCAACGGATCAGGAGATTTGGGAAACAGTCAACGTAGCGATGGCGATGAGTGGTGGAATGATTGTCTCGCAAAGTGTCCATTGGGTATCGGATACGATCTCCATGAGGAACGGAACGCAACAATAA
- a CDS encoding DUF2515 family protein: MSWLSWFHPSVNPELKEQLERYEPVTPQLSTKDRRWVDAIRAKTVESNRNNITRTMAYWEYYNRNPEIHWALLAHMVSRNAGWNMTDLKGDWCSRLMKKLEGEEYFRFLERSNWLIFQDAYPQLLLYELSKQMDENLFHLLPTFHISKFMQVIWSDFWLQRDQQTITIALIINEQNYIQSRIVKNSLYAEPVFGDMKFLVEDWLDLCMILFPALVDGEPQLFGQQVESFPNLKKRIKLGKELYDLLFDRDVLPYVLEWSKRNPHTGSREVYWPGLFSSGLSENLNFPYENRIERCRVKKESPMIYSPKLMDVWADVDHQPPKREDWYETSEVVEALRPSESKVRRCEQEYCQVIQKMDLLVHAKQVVVDS; the protein is encoded by the coding sequence ATGAGTTGGTTATCATGGTTTCATCCCTCTGTTAATCCCGAATTAAAAGAGCAACTCGAACGTTATGAACCTGTTACACCTCAGCTGTCCACTAAAGACAGGCGTTGGGTCGACGCTATACGCGCGAAAACCGTAGAAAGTAACCGGAACAATATAACAAGAACGATGGCTTATTGGGAGTACTATAACCGCAATCCCGAAATTCATTGGGCCCTGTTAGCCCATATGGTGTCACGAAATGCAGGATGGAATATGACCGATCTAAAAGGGGATTGGTGCTCGAGATTGATGAAAAAATTAGAAGGGGAGGAGTACTTTCGTTTTTTAGAGCGTTCCAATTGGCTTATCTTCCAGGATGCTTACCCTCAGTTGCTTCTTTATGAATTATCTAAACAAATGGACGAGAATTTATTTCATCTTTTACCAACGTTTCATATTTCTAAATTTATGCAAGTCATCTGGAGTGATTTCTGGCTACAGCGAGATCAACAAACCATTACGATTGCGTTAATCATCAATGAACAGAATTACATTCAGTCTAGAATTGTGAAAAATAGTTTGTATGCGGAGCCAGTATTTGGAGATATGAAATTCCTCGTAGAAGATTGGCTAGATTTATGTATGATTCTTTTCCCCGCCTTGGTGGATGGAGAACCTCAATTGTTCGGACAACAAGTCGAATCATTTCCGAATCTAAAGAAAAGAATAAAACTGGGCAAGGAGCTCTATGACCTGTTGTTCGATAGAGATGTGCTTCCCTATGTTCTGGAATGGTCAAAACGGAATCCACATACGGGCTCACGCGAAGTCTATTGGCCGGGCTTATTTTCCTCAGGGTTATCTGAAAACCTTAATTTCCCCTACGAAAATCGCATAGAACGTTGCCGTGTAAAAAAAGAATCACCCATGATCTATAGTCCTAAGCTCATGGATGTATGGGCCGATGTCGATCATCAACCGCCAAAGCGAGAAGACTGGTATGAAACGAGTGAAGTAGTTGAAGCGTTAAGGCCGTCTGAAAGCAAGGTGCGCCGGTGTGAGCAAGAATACTGTCAGGTCATTCAAAAGATGGACTTATTAGTTCACGCAAAACAAGTGGTTGTTGATTCTTAA
- a CDS encoding tyrosine-type recombinase/integrase gives MTFESLSGFVKKDPFQQLDESVRMMVMKLPNEAQQYIADLIAEELSLLSIKNYVYDLNLLWDYCRAEGISSIQEIDFRVLKSFFLYIANGYERIVFTKVVKTHAETGETTEEWVEKRYFRKNSMTGGQARKVSTYNSFFDYLLRNYEVEVNPMKELEKKKASKRGGSKVQNEPIFLTYQECLDYLNAINKYYADHPDDKRFKAELEIRDRAIILLFLNSGLRVSELCSLNTESLRLHRETTTLSVLGKGKKNRTLHVNDQTFQAISDYLESRPKKIPKEHKNALFLNRDHTRISRKAVYEIVKKYARIANIDETSVSKLSPHKLRHTFATLLLQNGANIKVVQELLGHENISTTNIYVHAVDREKEAAISSLNQLFS, from the coding sequence GTGACTTTCGAATCCTTATCAGGCTTTGTAAAGAAAGATCCCTTCCAACAGCTGGATGAATCTGTTCGAATGATGGTGATGAAGCTTCCAAATGAAGCCCAGCAGTATATTGCAGATTTAATTGCAGAGGAACTTTCCTTACTTTCCATTAAAAACTATGTATATGATTTAAATTTATTGTGGGATTATTGTAGAGCCGAAGGCATCTCTTCTATTCAAGAGATCGACTTTCGTGTCCTTAAATCCTTTTTTCTCTATATTGCTAATGGATATGAACGAATTGTATTCACCAAGGTTGTTAAAACCCATGCTGAAACCGGAGAAACGACGGAAGAATGGGTGGAAAAGCGCTATTTTCGCAAGAATTCCATGACAGGCGGTCAAGCCCGCAAGGTATCTACCTATAATTCTTTCTTCGATTATCTGTTACGGAATTACGAAGTCGAAGTCAACCCGATGAAAGAACTGGAGAAGAAAAAAGCCAGCAAACGAGGCGGTTCAAAAGTCCAAAATGAACCGATCTTCCTCACCTACCAAGAATGCTTGGATTATCTAAATGCCATCAATAAATATTACGCGGACCATCCGGATGATAAGCGATTCAAAGCCGAACTCGAGATTCGCGACAGAGCCATTATCCTATTGTTCCTTAATTCAGGCCTGCGTGTCTCGGAGTTATGCAGTTTAAACACGGAAAGTCTGCGACTTCATCGTGAAACAACGACCTTATCTGTTCTGGGTAAAGGGAAAAAGAACCGCACCCTGCACGTCAATGATCAGACCTTTCAAGCGATCAGCGATTATTTAGAATCTAGACCTAAAAAAATCCCGAAGGAGCATAAGAATGCCCTCTTCTTAAACCGGGATCATACGCGAATTAGCCGAAAAGCCGTTTATGAAATTGTGAAAAAATATGCTCGGATAGCTAACATTGATGAAACCTCGGTCAGCAAGCTTTCACCACATAAGCTTCGTCATACCTTCGCTACCCTCCTATTGCAGAATGGAGCGAACATTAAAGTAGTTCAGGAGCTACTAGGCCATGAAAACATTTCAACGACTAATATTTACGTCCATGCCGTTGACCGTGAAAAAGAAGCTGCCATATCCTCACTCAATCAGTTGTTTTCTTAA
- a CDS encoding cold shock domain-containing protein, giving the protein MVGKVKWFNAEKGYGFIEREDGGDVFVHYSAIKSEGFKTLEEGQSVQFDIVDGNRGPQASNVVKL; this is encoded by the coding sequence ATGGTAGGAAAAGTTAAATGGTTTAATGCGGAGAAGGGATACGGATTCATTGAAAGAGAAGATGGTGGAGATGTATTCGTTCACTATAGTGCAATTAAGTCAGAAGGTTTTAAGACGTTAGAGGAAGGCCAATCCGTGCAATTTGATATCGTGGACGGCAACCGTGGGCCTCAAGCTTCTAATGTAGTAAAACTCTAA